A genomic region of Pseudomonas sp. KU43P contains the following coding sequences:
- the cyoE gene encoding heme o synthase, with product MATLLSAQRAGWRDYLELTKPKVVVLMLITSLVGMLLATRAGVSWSVLLYGNLGIGLCAGGAAVVNHVVDRRIDALMARTHKRPLAEGRVEPLPALLFALALSLLGMTLLMVFTNALTAWLTLASLLGYAVLYTGFLKRATPQNIVIGGLAGAAPPLLGWVAVSGHISAEPLLLVLIIFAWTPPHFWALAIHRKAEYAKADIPMLPVTHGERYTKLHILLYSLILLAVTLLPYAIHMSGPLYLACALALGLRFLHWAWVLYRGSRPHAAIGTFKYSIGYLFALFIALLVDHYLLLSL from the coding sequence GTGGCGACGCTTCTGAGTGCGCAACGTGCGGGCTGGCGCGATTACCTCGAGCTGACCAAGCCCAAGGTCGTGGTGCTGATGCTGATCACCTCGCTGGTGGGGATGTTGCTGGCAACGCGCGCGGGCGTCAGCTGGAGCGTGCTGTTGTACGGCAACCTCGGGATCGGCCTGTGCGCGGGCGGCGCGGCAGTGGTCAATCATGTGGTGGACCGGCGCATCGATGCGCTGATGGCGCGCACCCACAAGCGCCCCTTGGCCGAGGGCCGTGTCGAGCCGCTGCCGGCACTGCTGTTCGCCTTGGCTCTGTCGCTGCTGGGCATGACCTTGCTGATGGTGTTCACCAATGCCCTTACCGCCTGGCTCACCCTGGCCTCGCTGCTCGGTTATGCAGTGCTCTACACCGGCTTTCTCAAGCGCGCCACACCGCAGAACATCGTCATCGGCGGCCTGGCCGGCGCGGCGCCGCCCCTGCTTGGCTGGGTGGCGGTAAGTGGCCACATCAGTGCCGAGCCGTTGTTGCTGGTGTTGATCATCTTCGCCTGGACGCCCCCGCACTTCTGGGCCCTGGCCATCCACCGCAAGGCGGAGTACGCCAAGGCCGATATCCCGATGCTGCCGGTGACCCACGGCGAGCGCTACACCAAACTGCACATCCTGCTCTACAGCCTGATTCTGCTGGCGGTGACCCTGCTGCCCTATGCCATCCACATGAGCGGCCCGCTGTACCTGGCCTGTGCCCTCGCACTGGGCCTGCGCTTCCTGCATTGGGCCTGGGTGTTGTACCGTGGCAGCCGGCCGCACGCGGCGATCGGCACCTTCAAGTACTCTATCGGCTACCTGTTCGCGCTGTTCATCGCGTTGCTCGTTGACCACTACCTGTTGCTGAGCTTATGA
- a CDS encoding SCO family protein produces the protein MTRTQKTVFILVAVVALIMGLTVNKVLNGRNQPNPAELIDAGIILLPQSRTVADVTMTNQDGQPVKLDDLKGKWSLLFFGYTYCPDICPTTLAQLRQVKSELPKEAVDRLQVVLVSVDPNRDTPNQLKQYLGYFDKDFVGVAGSIEDTQKLANALSIPFIPADTSKPGYTVDHSGNLAIVGPDGRQRGFIRAPFNNQKLVAQLPGLVKRD, from the coding sequence ATGACCCGAACCCAGAAAACCGTCTTCATCCTCGTTGCCGTGGTCGCGCTGATCATGGGCCTGACCGTCAACAAGGTACTCAATGGCCGTAACCAGCCAAACCCTGCCGAGCTGATCGATGCCGGTATCATCCTGCTCCCCCAAAGCCGCACGGTGGCCGATGTGACCATGACCAACCAGGACGGCCAGCCGGTGAAGCTGGACGATCTCAAGGGTAAATGGTCGCTGCTGTTCTTCGGCTATACCTACTGCCCGGACATCTGCCCGACCACCCTGGCCCAGTTGCGCCAGGTGAAGAGCGAGCTGCCCAAAGAGGCTGTGGACCGCTTGCAGGTGGTGCTGGTGAGCGTGGATCCGAACCGCGATACGCCTAACCAGCTCAAGCAGTACCTGGGCTACTTCGACAAGGATTTCGTGGGGGTGGCGGGGTCGATCGAGGATACCCAGAAGCTCGCCAATGCCTTGAGCATTCCGTTCATTCCGGCGGATACCAGCAAGCCGGGGTATACCGTGGATCACAGCGGCAACCTGGCCATCGTCGGGCCAGATGGGCGTCAGCGTGGGTTCATTCGTGCGCCGTTCAACAACCAGAAGCTGGTGGCGCAGCTGCCGGGGCTGGTCAAGCGGGATTGA
- a CDS encoding MetQ/NlpA family ABC transporter substrate-binding protein has product MKKLLAVAAAVAAFSVHAGDLTVAATPVPHAEILNFVKPQLEKEGVNLKVKEFTDYIQPNVQVAEKRLDANFFQHQPYLDEFNKAKHTQLVSVTGVHIEPLGVYSSKLKKLDELPSGATVVIPNDATNGGRALLLLDKEGVIKLKDNSKILSTVKDVVENPKNVKFRELEAATIPRVLTQVDAALINTNYALEAKLNPEKDALAIEGSDSPYVNILVARPDNKDSEDMKKLAAALHSPEVKQFINEKYKGAVVPAF; this is encoded by the coding sequence ATGAAGAAGCTGCTTGCTGTTGCTGCCGCCGTTGCGGCCTTCTCGGTCCATGCCGGTGACCTCACCGTTGCCGCCACCCCGGTGCCGCACGCCGAGATCCTGAACTTCGTCAAACCTCAGCTGGAAAAGGAAGGTGTAAACCTCAAGGTGAAGGAATTCACCGACTACATCCAGCCGAACGTGCAAGTGGCCGAAAAGCGCCTGGACGCCAACTTCTTCCAGCACCAGCCGTACCTGGATGAGTTCAACAAGGCCAAGCACACCCAGCTGGTCAGCGTGACCGGCGTGCACATCGAGCCGCTGGGCGTTTACTCCTCCAAGCTCAAGAAGCTCGACGAGCTGCCTTCGGGCGCTACCGTGGTCATTCCCAATGACGCCACCAACGGCGGCCGTGCCCTGCTGCTGCTGGACAAGGAGGGCGTGATCAAGCTCAAGGACAACAGCAAGATCCTGTCGACCGTGAAGGATGTTGTCGAAAACCCGAAGAACGTGAAATTCCGCGAGCTGGAAGCAGCCACCATCCCGCGCGTGCTGACCCAGGTCGATGCCGCCCTGATCAACACCAACTACGCGCTGGAAGCCAAGCTGAACCCGGAGAAGGACGCGCTGGCCATCGAAGGCAGCGACTCGCCTTACGTGAACATCCTGGTTGCCCGCCCGGACAACAAGGACTCGGAAGACATGAAGAAACTGGCGGCTGCGCTGCACTCGCCTGAGGTGAAGCAGTTCATCAACGAGAAGTACAAAGGCGCAGTGGTTCCGGCGTTCTAA
- a CDS encoding methionine ABC transporter permease: MDALNFFANVDWAEIWLATIDTMIMLFGSLFFTVLLGLPLGVLLFLCGPRQMFEQKGVYALLSLVVNILRSLPFIILLIVMIPITVLITGTSLGVAGAIPPLVVGATPFFARLVETALREVDRGIIEATQSMGATTRQIITNALLPEARPGIFAAITVTAITLVSYTAMAGVVGAGGLGDLAIRFGYQRFQTDVMVVTVVLLLVLVQVLQSVGDKLVVHFSRK; the protein is encoded by the coding sequence ATGGATGCCCTGAATTTCTTTGCCAACGTCGACTGGGCCGAAATCTGGCTGGCCACCATCGACACCATGATCATGCTGTTCGGCTCGCTGTTCTTCACCGTGCTGCTGGGCCTGCCGCTGGGCGTGCTGCTGTTCCTCTGCGGCCCACGCCAGATGTTCGAGCAGAAGGGCGTGTACGCGCTGCTGTCGCTGGTGGTCAACATCCTGCGCTCGCTGCCGTTCATCATCCTGCTGATCGTGATGATCCCGATCACCGTACTGATCACCGGCACCTCGCTGGGCGTGGCCGGCGCCATTCCGCCGCTGGTGGTAGGTGCCACGCCGTTCTTCGCACGCCTGGTGGAAACCGCCCTGCGTGAAGTGGACCGCGGCATCATCGAGGCCACCCAGTCGATGGGTGCCACCACCCGCCAGATCATCACCAACGCACTGCTGCCAGAGGCCCGGCCGGGCATCTTTGCCGCCATCACCGTCACCGCCATCACTCTGGTGTCGTACACCGCAATGGCCGGTGTGGTCGGCGCCGGCGGCCTGGGCGACCTGGCCATCCGCTTCGGCTACCAGCGCTTCCAGACCGACGTCATGGTGGTCACCGTGGTGTTGTTGCTGGTACTGGTTCAAGTCCTGCAGAGCGTGGGCGACAAACTGGTGGTGCATTTTTCCCGTAAGTAA
- a CDS encoding methionine ABC transporter ATP-binding protein, with amino-acid sequence MIEFQHVHKTYRVAGREIPALNPTSLTIEDGQVFGLIGHSGAGKSTLLRLINRLEEPSGGKIIVDGEDVTAFNANQLRGFRQQVGMIFQHFNLLASKTVADNVALPLTLAGELSRSEIDKRVSELLARVGLQDHARKYPAQLSGGQKQRVGIARALSTNPKILLCDEATSALDPQTTASVLQLLAEINRELKLTIVLITHEMDVIRRVCDRVAVMDAGQIVEQGSVAEVFLHPQHPTTKRFVQEDEQVDESEQRDDFAHVPGRIIRLTFQGDATYAPLLGTVARETGVDYSILAGRIDRIKDVPYGQLTLAVTGGDMEAAFDRFKAADVHMEVLR; translated from the coding sequence GTGATCGAGTTCCAACATGTACACAAGACCTACCGCGTCGCCGGTAGGGAAATCCCCGCACTGAACCCGACCAGCCTGACCATCGAAGACGGCCAGGTGTTCGGCCTGATCGGCCATTCCGGCGCGGGCAAAAGCACCCTGCTGCGCCTGATCAACCGCCTGGAAGAGCCTTCCGGCGGCAAGATCATTGTCGACGGCGAAGACGTCACCGCGTTCAACGCCAATCAGCTGCGCGGCTTCCGCCAGCAGGTGGGCATGATCTTCCAGCACTTCAACCTGCTGGCCTCCAAGACTGTCGCCGACAACGTCGCCCTGCCGCTGACCCTGGCCGGTGAGTTGTCGCGCAGCGAAATCGACAAGCGCGTCAGCGAACTGCTCGCCCGCGTCGGCCTGCAGGACCACGCCAGGAAGTATCCGGCGCAGCTGTCCGGCGGCCAGAAGCAGCGCGTCGGCATCGCCCGTGCCCTGTCCACCAACCCGAAAATCCTGCTGTGCGACGAGGCCACCAGTGCCCTCGACCCGCAGACCACGGCGTCGGTGCTGCAACTGCTGGCGGAGATCAACCGTGAGCTGAAACTGACCATCGTGCTGATCACCCATGAAATGGACGTGATTCGCCGGGTCTGCGACCGCGTGGCAGTGATGGATGCCGGGCAGATTGTCGAGCAGGGCTCGGTAGCGGAGGTGTTCCTGCACCCGCAACACCCGACCACCAAGCGCTTCGTCCAGGAAGACGAGCAGGTCGACGAAAGCGAACAGCGCGACGACTTCGCCCACGTACCGGGCCGCATCATTCGCCTGACCTTCCAGGGCGACGCCACCTATGCGCCGCTGCTGGGCACCGTGGCCCGCGAAACCGGTGTGGACTACAGCATCCTCGCCGGGCGTATCGACCGTATCAAGGATGTGCCCTATGGGCAGCTGACCCTGGCCGTCACTGGCGGCGACATGGAAGCGGCGTTCGACCGCTTCAAGGCAGCTGACGTACATATGGAGGTACTGCGTTGA
- a CDS encoding PA5502 family lipoprotein: protein MKPFASRYLLVAAFSLFLAACSSAPVEQADAPAQADAWQQLQQNIASNELATAEDQLAALQAQSPDDARLEQYQRQLAEAYLKRSQIVLQKGDVNAAATALARARALMPQAPAVTGGDAVTQARKAELEKAEAALKAAEAKPKARVIDPTAPSTVIALKTTDIAAMRRQLDEIAKDVVNYQCEVVFQVPRTDDAPWLKNLLEKRVHKIDSGFELKQKHEIQRKMPAQVVLVPHQQ, encoded by the coding sequence ATGAAGCCGTTCGCATCCCGTTATCTGCTTGTTGCCGCGTTTTCCCTGTTCCTGGCCGCGTGTTCCAGCGCGCCGGTCGAGCAGGCCGATGCACCTGCCCAAGCCGATGCCTGGCAGCAGCTGCAACAAAATATCGCCAGCAATGAGCTGGCTACCGCCGAAGACCAGCTGGCCGCCTTGCAGGCCCAGTCGCCCGATGACGCGCGCCTGGAGCAATACCAGCGCCAATTGGCCGAGGCCTACCTCAAACGCAGTCAGATCGTGTTGCAAAAGGGCGATGTCAACGCCGCCGCGACCGCGCTGGCCCGTGCCCGTGCGCTGATGCCGCAGGCGCCGGCCGTCACGGGCGGTGACGCCGTGACCCAGGCGCGCAAGGCTGAACTGGAGAAAGCCGAAGCGGCCTTGAAAGCTGCCGAGGCCAAGCCCAAGGCGCGGGTGATCGACCCGACTGCACCGAGCACGGTGATTGCGCTGAAGACCACGGACATTGCCGCCATGCGCCGCCAGCTCGATGAAATTGCCAAGGACGTGGTGAATTACCAGTGCGAGGTGGTGTTCCAGGTGCCGCGTACCGATGACGCACCTTGGTTGAAGAACCTGCTGGAGAAGCGGGTGCACAAGATCGACAGTGGTTTCGAGCTGAAACAGAAGCACGAGATTCAGCGCAAGATGCCGGCGCAGGTGGTACTGGTTCCGCATCAGCAGTGA
- the znuB gene encoding zinc ABC transporter permease subunit ZnuB, with protein sequence MADFLLYALLAGLSLALVAGPLGSFVVWRRMAYFGDTLSHAALLGVALGFVLDVSPALAVTVGCLLLAILLVTLQQRQPLASDTLLGILAPSTLSLGLVVLSFMKDVRIDLMAYLFGDLLAISPGDLGWILGGSALVLLLLAALWRPLLAITVHEELAMVEGLPVAALRMALMLLIAVVIAVAMKIVGVLLITSLLIIPAAAAQRHARSPEQMALGASLLGVTAVCSGLAMSWFKDTPAGPSIVVCAAVLFLLSLALPKR encoded by the coding sequence ATGGCTGATTTTCTTCTCTACGCCTTGCTTGCGGGCCTTTCACTGGCGCTGGTAGCGGGCCCGCTGGGCTCCTTCGTGGTGTGGCGGCGCATGGCCTATTTTGGCGATACCCTGTCCCACGCCGCCTTGCTCGGCGTGGCCCTCGGCTTCGTGCTGGATGTTAGCCCGGCGCTGGCGGTCACCGTCGGCTGTCTGCTGCTGGCCATACTCCTAGTCACTCTGCAGCAGCGCCAGCCGCTGGCCTCGGACACCTTGCTCGGTATCCTCGCGCCAAGCACCCTGTCGCTGGGCCTGGTGGTACTGAGCTTCATGAAGGACGTGCGCATCGACCTCATGGCCTACCTGTTCGGTGACCTGCTGGCTATCAGCCCTGGTGACCTGGGCTGGATCCTCGGCGGCAGTGCGCTGGTGTTGCTGCTGCTGGCAGCATTGTGGCGGCCGCTACTGGCGATCACCGTGCACGAAGAGCTGGCCATGGTCGAAGGCTTGCCCGTGGCCGCCCTGCGCATGGCGTTGATGCTACTGATTGCCGTGGTCATCGCGGTGGCCATGAAGATTGTCGGCGTATTGTTGATCACTTCGCTGTTGATCATTCCGGCCGCTGCGGCGCAGCGCCACGCTCGCTCGCCCGAGCAGATGGCGCTGGGCGCCAGCCTGCTCGGCGTGACTGCCGTTTGCAGTGGCCTGGCCATGTCCTGGTTCAAGGACACCCCTGCCGGCCCATCGATCGTGGTCTGCGCGGCAGTGCTATTCTTGCTGAGCCTGGCCCTGCCAAAACGCTGA
- the znuC gene encoding zinc ABC transporter ATP-binding protein ZnuC, with translation MSDALIRLEQVGVNFGGEAVLDSIDLSVAPGQIVTLIGPNGAGKTTLVRAVLGLLKPHRGKVWRKPKLRIGYMPQKIQVDATLPLSVLRFLRLVPGVDRAAALSALQEVGAEQVIDSPIQTISGGEMQRVLLARALLREPQLLVLDEPVQGVDVVGQTELYNLITRLRDRHGCGVLMVSHDLHLVMSATDQVVCLNRHVCCSGHPEQVSNDPAFVELFGQNAPSLAIYHHHHDHSHDLHGSVVAPGPHVHGEHCKHG, from the coding sequence ATGAGCGACGCCCTGATCCGGCTCGAGCAGGTCGGCGTCAACTTCGGCGGCGAGGCGGTGCTCGACAGCATCGACCTGTCGGTAGCGCCCGGCCAAATCGTGACACTGATCGGCCCCAACGGCGCCGGCAAGACCACGCTGGTGCGCGCCGTGCTCGGTTTGCTCAAGCCACACCGCGGTAAGGTGTGGCGCAAACCGAAGCTGCGCATCGGCTACATGCCTCAGAAGATCCAGGTAGATGCCACGCTGCCGCTTTCGGTGCTGCGCTTCCTCCGTCTGGTACCCGGTGTAGACCGCGCGGCAGCCCTCTCGGCACTACAGGAAGTCGGCGCCGAGCAGGTGATCGACAGCCCGATCCAGACCATATCCGGTGGCGAGATGCAGCGCGTGCTGCTGGCCCGGGCGCTGCTGCGCGAACCGCAGCTGCTGGTGCTGGACGAGCCCGTGCAGGGCGTCGACGTGGTCGGCCAGACCGAGCTGTACAACCTCATTACCCGCCTGCGCGACCGCCACGGGTGTGGCGTGCTGATGGTTTCGCACGACCTGCATCTGGTGATGAGCGCCACCGACCAGGTGGTCTGCCTCAACCGCCACGTGTGTTGCTCGGGCCACCCCGAGCAGGTCAGCAACGACCCGGCCTTCGTCGAGCTGTTCGGCCAGAACGCCCCGAGCCTGGCCATCTATCACCACCACCACGATCACAGCCACGACCTGCACGGTTCGGTGGTTGCCCCTGGCCCCCATGTTCACGGAGAGCACTGCAAGCATGGCTGA
- the zur gene encoding zinc uptake transcriptional repressor Zur: MSITPLAHRPHDHSHCVHSALAEADTLCARQGLRLTALRRRVLELVWQSHKPLGAYDILAVLSEQDGRRAAPPTVYRALDFLLENGLVHRIASLNAFIGCSHPEHAHHGQFLICRVCHVAIELEQDSISDAIVNSAKGVGFTVETQTVEIVGLCGNCRGAA; this comes from the coding sequence ATGTCCATCACGCCGCTGGCTCACCGTCCCCACGACCACTCCCATTGCGTGCACAGCGCGTTGGCCGAAGCCGACACCCTGTGCGCGCGCCAAGGCCTGCGCCTTACCGCACTGCGCCGCCGCGTGCTGGAACTGGTTTGGCAGAGCCACAAGCCGCTGGGCGCCTACGATATCCTCGCCGTGCTCAGCGAGCAGGATGGCCGCCGCGCCGCGCCGCCTACCGTGTACCGTGCCCTGGACTTTCTCCTGGAAAACGGCCTGGTGCACCGCATCGCCTCGCTCAACGCCTTCATTGGTTGCAGCCACCCGGAACACGCCCACCATGGCCAGTTCCTGATCTGCCGCGTGTGCCACGTGGCCATCGAGCTTGAGCAGGACAGCATCAGCGACGCCATCGTCAACAGCGCCAAGGGCGTGGGCTTCACTGTCGAGACGCAGACGGTGGAAATCGTCGGCCTGTGCGGCAACTGCCGGGGGGCGGCATGA